One Paraburkholderia kururiensis DNA window includes the following coding sequences:
- a CDS encoding ArnT family glycosyltransferase, with product MRQPNHPAAALVGGPATGTPDAGSPASGLATTGLAVTAGAASSAAHSAEGTAPLVQSTAHLSQGEAVAPVPADPLGPPLAPASGTRALAWSRRLIWLVAIALVCAWLLPGTLGHDPWKQDETYTFGIIQHMLETGDLVVPTNAGQPFVEKPPLYDWVAAGLAWGLGRYLPLHDAARLASALFAALALYFTARLAKRATGAARWLDLRVIGTLALFAGSFVVIKHVHDMMTDVALMAGAAMGLCGLYELVTAHLASHVPAHGDTGTAPPRNSTNAQTNTRVPAALLGAGVGITLMTKGLFLPLVFGATVCGVLVLYPACRSRAFMRSLAVAALVCAPFALIWPVCFYLRSEALFKVWFWDNNVGRFLGFSVPELGSENDGHLFALRAVLTAGFPAGPLAFVALATGTWRRWREPQVALPALFAGIGLAVLQTSATVRVLYILPFMPALAVLAADGIRRLPQRLAVAWDMAGRVLFGALVLLAWIIWSTMTGPVGTHATLARLGRWLPLDWTMPVRPALVVAAIALTAGWLWLLPALKHSGRWRGALSWCLGATAAWGLVSTLLLPWLDEAKSYRSVFEDLSAHLAVEWNEGDCMASSGLGESEAPMLYYFAGIEHVPADPATTECTWLIVESRRNAARSPGDDWQLFWSGARPGDTDELLRVFVRTPDTMPPLD from the coding sequence ATGCGTCAACCGAATCACCCCGCCGCCGCGCTTGTGGGAGGGCCGGCAACGGGGACACCGGATGCCGGCTCGCCGGCATCGGGACTCGCCACAACCGGTCTTGCCGTCACGGCCGGCGCAGCGTCTTCCGCCGCGCACTCCGCCGAAGGCACGGCACCCCTCGTTCAATCGACTGCGCACCTTTCGCAAGGCGAAGCCGTCGCGCCTGTTCCCGCCGATCCGCTCGGCCCGCCCCTCGCGCCCGCTTCCGGTACGCGAGCGCTCGCATGGTCGCGTCGGCTGATCTGGCTCGTGGCCATCGCGCTCGTCTGCGCGTGGCTGTTGCCCGGCACGCTGGGCCACGACCCGTGGAAGCAGGATGAGACGTACACGTTCGGCATCATCCAGCACATGCTGGAGACGGGCGACCTCGTCGTGCCGACCAACGCGGGCCAGCCTTTCGTCGAAAAGCCGCCGCTTTACGACTGGGTCGCGGCCGGACTCGCGTGGGGCCTCGGCCGATACTTGCCGCTGCACGACGCCGCGCGGCTCGCCAGCGCGCTGTTCGCCGCACTCGCCCTCTATTTCACGGCACGCCTCGCGAAGCGCGCGACCGGCGCCGCGCGCTGGCTCGATCTGCGCGTGATCGGCACGCTCGCGCTCTTTGCGGGCAGCTTCGTCGTCATCAAGCACGTTCACGACATGATGACCGACGTCGCGTTGATGGCCGGCGCCGCGATGGGTCTCTGCGGGCTCTACGAGCTGGTGACCGCGCATCTGGCGAGCCACGTACCGGCACACGGCGACACGGGCACAGCGCCGCCGCGCAACTCGACCAACGCGCAAACGAACACACGCGTGCCCGCCGCGCTGCTCGGCGCAGGCGTCGGTATCACGCTGATGACCAAGGGACTGTTCCTGCCGCTCGTGTTCGGCGCCACAGTCTGCGGCGTACTCGTGCTCTATCCGGCCTGCCGCAGCCGCGCGTTCATGCGCTCGCTCGCCGTGGCCGCGCTGGTGTGCGCGCCGTTCGCGCTGATCTGGCCGGTCTGTTTCTATCTGCGCTCCGAGGCGCTCTTCAAGGTCTGGTTCTGGGACAACAACGTCGGCCGCTTCCTCGGCTTTTCGGTGCCCGAACTCGGCTCGGAAAACGACGGACATCTGTTCGCCCTGCGCGCCGTGCTCACGGCGGGCTTCCCGGCCGGCCCGCTCGCCTTCGTCGCGCTGGCGACAGGCACGTGGCGGCGTTGGCGCGAGCCCCAGGTCGCGCTGCCCGCGCTCTTCGCCGGCATCGGCCTGGCCGTGCTGCAGACGTCGGCCACCGTGCGCGTGCTCTACATCCTGCCGTTCATGCCGGCGCTCGCGGTGCTCGCGGCCGACGGCATCCGCCGACTGCCGCAGCGTCTCGCCGTGGCCTGGGACATGGCGGGCCGCGTGTTGTTCGGCGCCCTCGTGCTGCTCGCGTGGATCATCTGGTCGACGATGACGGGCCCCGTCGGCACGCACGCTACCCTCGCGCGACTCGGCCGCTGGCTACCGCTCGACTGGACGATGCCGGTGCGGCCGGCGCTCGTCGTTGCGGCCATCGCGCTGACCGCAGGCTGGCTGTGGCTGCTGCCCGCGCTCAAGCACAGCGGCCGCTGGCGCGGCGCGCTCAGCTGGTGCCTTGGCGCGACCGCGGCGTGGGGACTCGTGAGCACGCTGCTGCTGCCGTGGCTCGACGAAGCGAAGAGCTACCGCTCAGTGTTCGAAGACCTCTCGGCGCATCTCGCCGTGGAGTGGAACGAGGGCGACTGCATGGCGAGCAGCGGACTCGGTGAATCCGAAGCGCCCATGCTCTATTACTTCGCGGGCATCGAGCACGTGCCCGCCGACCCGGCGACCACCGAGTGCACCTGGCTCATCGTGGAGAGCCGCCGCAACGCCGCACGCTCGCCCGGCGACGACTGGCAGCTGTTCTGGTCGGGCGCACGCCCCGGCGACACGGACGAGTTGCTGCGCGTGTTCGTGCGCACGCCCGACACGATGCCGCCGCTCGATTGA
- a CDS encoding SDR family oxidoreductase, translated as MSKVVLITGASRGIGRATARLLGAGGWTVGVNYAHNEAAAQEVAAEVGRAGGHARVIHGDVANEADVDAMFDTLEKAFGRIDALVNNAGIVAPSLPLADMSAERLRRMFDVNVYGAYLCAREAARRMSKDRGGDGGAIVNVSSAAARLGSPNEYVDYAGSKGAVDTMTIGLAKELGPQGVRVNAVRPGLIDTDIHASGGRPDRAAVLGAQTPLGRPGTAEEVAEAIVWLLSDAASYVTGALLDVSAGR; from the coding sequence ATGTCGAAAGTCGTTCTGATCACGGGAGCCAGCCGCGGCATCGGCCGCGCCACGGCAAGGCTGCTCGGCGCGGGAGGCTGGACCGTCGGCGTCAATTACGCCCACAACGAGGCCGCGGCCCAGGAAGTGGCCGCCGAAGTCGGCCGCGCCGGGGGCCACGCCCGCGTGATACACGGCGACGTGGCGAACGAAGCCGACGTCGACGCCATGTTCGATACGCTTGAAAAAGCGTTCGGCCGCATCGATGCGCTCGTCAACAACGCGGGCATCGTCGCGCCGTCGCTGCCGCTCGCCGACATGAGCGCGGAGCGCCTGCGGCGCATGTTCGACGTCAACGTCTACGGCGCCTACCTCTGCGCGCGCGAAGCAGCGCGCCGCATGTCGAAGGACCGCGGCGGCGACGGCGGCGCCATCGTCAACGTGTCGTCGGCTGCGGCGCGCCTCGGCTCGCCGAACGAATACGTCGATTACGCGGGATCGAAAGGCGCCGTCGACACCATGACCATCGGCCTTGCAAAGGAACTCGGCCCGCAGGGCGTGCGCGTCAACGCCGTGCGGCCCGGCCTGATCGATACCGACATTCACGCGAGCGGCGGCCGCCCCGACCGCGCCGCCGTGCTCGGCGCGCAGACGCCGCTGGGCCGGCCGGGCACCGCCGAGGAAGTGGCCGAGGCCATCGTCTGGCTGCTCAGCGACGCCGCTTCCTACGTGACGGGCGCTCTGCTCGACGTCAGCGCCGGGCGCTGA
- a CDS encoding TIGR00730 family Rossman fold protein, with translation MKSVCVYCGSSFGVRSDYREAAQAFGRALVEADLALVYGGGKVGLMGAIADEVLARGGRAIGVIPELLINKEVGHTGLSELHVVPDMHQRKKMMADFADAFVALPGGAGTLEELFEVFTWAQLGYHQKPVALLNIQGFYDPLIALLRHTVQEGFMRQNWLDILQVEADPRALIAKLQRYQPPVADKWTTAREAV, from the coding sequence ATGAAGTCGGTTTGTGTCTATTGCGGCTCCTCATTCGGCGTGAGGAGCGATTATCGGGAAGCCGCGCAGGCGTTCGGCCGCGCGCTCGTGGAAGCGGATCTGGCGCTCGTCTACGGCGGCGGCAAGGTCGGCCTGATGGGCGCCATCGCCGACGAAGTGCTGGCCCGGGGCGGACGCGCCATCGGCGTGATTCCGGAGCTGCTCATCAACAAGGAAGTGGGCCACACGGGCCTTTCCGAACTGCACGTCGTGCCCGACATGCACCAGCGCAAGAAGATGATGGCCGACTTCGCCGACGCCTTCGTTGCGCTGCCCGGCGGCGCCGGCACGCTCGAGGAACTCTTCGAGGTGTTCACGTGGGCGCAACTCGGCTATCACCAGAAGCCGGTGGCGCTTCTCAACATTCAGGGGTTCTACGACCCGCTGATAGCGTTGCTCCGTCACACCGTGCAGGAAGGCTTCATGCGGCAGAACTGGCTCGACATCCTGCAGGTGGAGGCCGATCCGCGCGCGCTCATCGCAAAACTGCAGCGCTACCAGCCGCCCGTCGCCGACAAATGGACGACGGCGCGCGAAGCAGTTTGA
- a CDS encoding TetR/AcrR family transcriptional regulator, with protein MEAKPPRRTRERILELSLKLFNEIGEPNVTTTTIAEEMEISPGNLYYHFRNKDDIINSIFSQFEQEIEKRLRFPDDHRVTIDEMWSYLQYMVDFTWRYRFLYRDLNDLLARNRTLEMHFKQIISHKVRFAGQFCEQLVSDGEMVATPDEINVIATNIGLIGTYWLSYQFVMNPRKYNDQEAIRAELHQVSVQIVSLMAPYLRGRSRQIFDDLVSGRLPRREFYDYLPPRENAAGGA; from the coding sequence ATGGAAGCCAAACCTCCCCGCCGCACCCGTGAGCGGATTCTCGAGCTCTCTCTGAAACTCTTCAACGAGATCGGTGAACCGAACGTCACCACGACGACGATCGCCGAGGAAATGGAGATCAGTCCAGGCAACCTGTACTACCACTTCCGCAACAAAGACGACATCATCAACAGCATCTTCAGCCAGTTCGAGCAGGAGATCGAAAAGCGGCTGCGCTTTCCCGACGACCATCGGGTCACCATCGACGAAATGTGGTCGTACCTGCAGTACATGGTGGACTTCACCTGGCGCTACCGCTTTCTGTACCGCGACCTCAACGACCTGCTCGCGCGCAACCGCACGCTGGAGATGCACTTCAAGCAGATCATCAGCCACAAGGTGCGCTTCGCGGGCCAGTTCTGCGAGCAACTGGTCTCGGACGGCGAGATGGTCGCCACGCCCGACGAGATCAACGTCATCGCAACCAACATCGGGCTCATCGGCACCTACTGGCTCTCGTACCAGTTCGTGATGAACCCGCGCAAGTACAACGATCAGGAAGCGATCCGCGCCGAGCTGCACCAGGTGAGCGTGCAGATCGTGTCGCTGATGGCGCCGTACCTGCGCGGCCGCTCGCGCCAGATTTTCGACGACCTCGTTTCGGGACGTCTGCCGCGGCGCGAGTTCTACGACTATCTGCCGCCACGCGAAAACGCGGCCGGCGGCGCATGA
- a CDS encoding diacylglycerol kinase: MRPSPVRSTHRVEAHHADHAEMHEPLGPDDPLAPLPFNPYKGNRGVTRAWHALKNSLAGFRVAIRVESAFRQELTLAAILLPIGLLVPVEPVARVLLLGSVLLVLIVELLNSSLEAAIDRISLERHELSRRAKDLGSAAVMVALFVCVMTWVLLLAPLVGPLLSRWLAALH, encoded by the coding sequence ATGCGCCCCTCCCCCGTTCGCTCCACCCACCGCGTAGAGGCTCACCACGCGGACCACGCCGAGATGCACGAGCCGCTCGGCCCCGACGATCCGCTCGCCCCGCTGCCGTTCAACCCGTACAAGGGCAACCGCGGCGTGACGCGCGCCTGGCACGCGCTCAAGAACTCGCTGGCCGGCTTTCGCGTGGCCATCCGCGTGGAAAGCGCGTTTCGCCAGGAACTCACGCTCGCCGCGATTCTGCTGCCCATCGGGCTGCTGGTGCCCGTCGAGCCGGTCGCGCGCGTGCTGCTGCTCGGCTCCGTGCTGCTGGTGCTGATCGTCGAGCTGCTCAATTCGAGCCTGGAAGCAGCCATCGATCGCATTTCTCTGGAGCGTCACGAGCTGTCGCGGCGCGCCAAGGATCTGGGCAGCGCCGCCGTGATGGTGGCGCTATTCGTCTGCGTAATGACATGGGTGCTGCTGCTCGCGCCACTGGTCGGCCCGCTGCTCTCACGCTGGCTCGCGGCGCTGCACTAG
- a CDS encoding glycosyltransferase family 4 protein gives MKIMIVTDAWEPQVNGVVRTLKNTTRELTALGHRVEIVTPLEFRTVPCPTYPEIRLSLFPKRKLHRRIDDFAPDALHIATEGPLGLAARRYAITHRLPFTTAYHTRFPEYVQARFGIPLAATYRFLHWFHKPSLAVMAPTPVVKADLEKFGFTNVVLWTRGVDLDIFHQMESKVLNTARPIFLYVGRVAVEKNVEAFLKLDLPGSKWVAGEGPALGELKSRYPQANYLGVLSQAELAKVYAAADVFVFPSRTDTFGLVLLEALACGTPVAAYPVTGPIDVLGDGGAGAMNEDLREACLEALKIDRNVARAWAERFSWSAASAQFAAHLKPLPRATVEEQSATA, from the coding sequence ATGAAGATAATGATCGTGACGGACGCATGGGAGCCGCAGGTCAACGGCGTCGTGCGCACGCTGAAGAACACGACGCGCGAGCTCACCGCGCTCGGCCACCGCGTGGAGATCGTCACGCCGCTGGAGTTCCGCACGGTGCCGTGCCCGACCTACCCGGAAATCCGCCTGTCGCTGTTCCCGAAGCGCAAGCTGCACCGTCGCATCGACGACTTCGCACCCGACGCGCTGCACATCGCGACCGAAGGTCCGCTCGGCCTCGCAGCGCGCCGCTACGCGATCACGCATCGGCTGCCGTTCACGACCGCGTACCACACGCGCTTTCCCGAGTACGTGCAGGCCCGCTTCGGCATTCCGCTCGCGGCCACCTACCGGTTCCTGCACTGGTTCCACAAGCCGTCGCTTGCCGTGATGGCGCCCACGCCGGTCGTCAAGGCCGACCTCGAAAAATTCGGCTTCACGAACGTGGTGCTGTGGACGCGCGGCGTCGACCTCGACATCTTTCATCAGATGGAGTCGAAGGTGCTCAACACGGCGCGGCCGATCTTCCTCTACGTGGGACGCGTCGCCGTCGAAAAAAACGTGGAAGCGTTTCTCAAGCTTGATCTGCCGGGCTCGAAGTGGGTGGCGGGCGAGGGTCCGGCGCTCGGCGAACTGAAGTCGCGCTACCCGCAGGCGAACTACCTCGGCGTGCTGAGCCAGGCTGAACTCGCAAAGGTCTACGCGGCCGCCGACGTGTTCGTGTTCCCGAGCCGCACCGACACCTTCGGCCTCGTGCTACTCGAAGCGCTCGCGTGCGGCACACCGGTCGCGGCCTACCCGGTGACGGGCCCGATCGACGTGCTGGGCGACGGCGGCGCGGGCGCCATGAACGAAGACCTGCGCGAAGCCTGCCTCGAAGCGCTAAAGATCGATCGCAACGTGGCGCGCGCCTGGGCCGAGCGGTTCTCCTGGAGCGCCGCGTCGGCACAGTTCGCGGCACACCTGAAACCGCTGCCGCGCGCGACCGTCGAGGAGCAAAGCGCCACCGCGTAA
- a CDS encoding UDP-2,3-diacylglucosamine diphosphatase translates to MATKTSVSSFFRQTGQGGEPVAFTPGAPAGSLPLPPQPPLAHPLTQQGAPDAPHHDDDHPASHRYRTIWLSDIHLGSNGCQAPYLLDFLRHNESEYLYLVGDIIDGWQLKKGWYWPQAHNDVVQKILRKARKGTHVVYIPGNHDEGARQFCDLAFGDIHVRGEAFHTTIAGQRLWIVHGDLFDGVIQHAKWLAYLGDTLYTLILVLNRWFNRIRSRLGFQYWSLSQYLKHQVKNAVNFISSFERVMTEEARRRGCDGVVCGHIHKAEIRDIDGVLYCNDGDWVESLSALVETFEGELKVIYWTVMRSPQGVPAKAGKARAAA, encoded by the coding sequence ATGGCCACGAAGACGTCCGTGAGTTCCTTTTTCCGTCAGACCGGCCAGGGTGGCGAACCCGTCGCCTTCACGCCAGGCGCGCCGGCAGGCTCCCTGCCCTTGCCGCCCCAGCCGCCGCTTGCACACCCGCTCACGCAACAAGGCGCACCGGATGCCCCGCATCACGACGACGACCATCCCGCGTCGCACCGTTACCGCACCATCTGGCTCTCCGACATCCATCTAGGCTCGAACGGCTGTCAGGCGCCCTACCTGCTCGACTTCCTGCGCCACAACGAGTCGGAATACCTCTACCTCGTGGGCGACATCATTGACGGCTGGCAGTTGAAGAAGGGCTGGTACTGGCCGCAGGCGCACAACGACGTGGTGCAGAAGATCCTGCGCAAGGCGCGCAAGGGCACGCACGTGGTCTACATCCCCGGCAATCACGACGAGGGCGCGCGGCAGTTCTGCGATCTCGCGTTCGGCGACATCCACGTGCGTGGCGAAGCATTCCACACGACGATCGCGGGCCAGCGCCTGTGGATCGTGCACGGCGACCTCTTCGACGGCGTGATCCAGCACGCGAAGTGGCTCGCCTACCTGGGCGACACGCTCTACACGCTGATCCTCGTGCTCAACCGCTGGTTCAACCGCATCCGCAGCCGGCTCGGCTTCCAGTACTGGTCGCTCTCGCAGTACCTGAAACACCAGGTGAAGAACGCCGTGAACTTCATCTCGTCGTTCGAGCGCGTGATGACCGAGGAAGCCCGCCGCCGCGGCTGCGACGGCGTGGTGTGCGGCCACATCCACAAGGCCGAGATCCGCGACATCGACGGCGTGCTCTATTGCAACGACGGCGACTGGGTAGAGAGCCTTTCTGCGCTCGTCGAGACCTTCGAGGGCGAACTGAAGGTCATCTACTGGACCGTCATGCGCAGCCCGCAAGGCGTACCGGCGAAAGCCGGCAAGGCCAGGGCCGCGGCATGA
- a CDS encoding RDD family protein produces MPPTVRRRLAALLYEAMILFGVVFFAGYLFSTLTQQRNGLTHHNLLAAWIGLVVGIYFVWFWTHGGQTLPMKTWRLRVVGPGNAPVSVPRAVARYLLALLWFLPPLALHPAVGLTLPHTLLIAALWFVLWAATGRIGASRQFLHDRLAGTRIVTVAR; encoded by the coding sequence CTGCCCCCCACCGTGCGCCGCCGCCTCGCGGCGCTCCTCTACGAGGCGATGATCCTCTTCGGCGTGGTCTTCTTCGCCGGCTATCTGTTCAGCACGCTCACGCAGCAACGCAACGGCCTTACGCATCACAACCTGCTCGCCGCGTGGATCGGGCTCGTCGTCGGCATCTACTTCGTCTGGTTCTGGACGCACGGCGGCCAGACGCTACCGATGAAAACGTGGCGCCTGCGCGTCGTGGGCCCCGGAAACGCGCCGGTCTCCGTGCCGCGCGCCGTCGCGCGTTATCTGCTTGCGCTGCTGTGGTTCCTGCCGCCGCTTGCGCTGCATCCCGCGGTCGGCCTCACGTTGCCGCACACCCTCCTGATCGCCGCACTCTGGTTCGTGCTGTGGGCCGCAACGGGCCGCATCGGCGCGAGCCGCCAGTTCCTGCACGATCGTCTGGCCGGCACGCGCATCGTCACCGTCGCACGCTGA
- a CDS encoding DUF3106 domain-containing protein yields MSYKRGLAVVFGCVIAALVSFAATYPRFHPGAATAPAASTPVKAGAAGEPSLTVDFPPLNASTSPLSWARLSEAQHTALAPFAGEWDRFSEERKRKWLKIASRYAKMSPEAQKRLQERMTEWVRMTPEQRRVARENYQVSKELPPQARQNAWKAYQALSEEQKERLAATERKRRPTVVSAPPSGKSEIRGINRLLNAREHAAGASAVQPGAIPAAATSQAASALPAAPAMPLPSSSSLPPTPVPVSPSEAPSVFNGS; encoded by the coding sequence GTGAGTTACAAGCGCGGCCTCGCCGTAGTCTTCGGGTGCGTGATCGCGGCGCTCGTGTCGTTCGCCGCAACTTACCCACGGTTCCATCCGGGCGCAGCCACCGCGCCGGCTGCCAGCACGCCGGTCAAGGCCGGCGCGGCGGGCGAGCCGTCGCTTACAGTCGACTTTCCGCCGCTCAACGCCAGCACCAGCCCCCTCTCGTGGGCGCGCCTTTCCGAGGCGCAGCACACCGCGCTCGCGCCATTCGCCGGCGAATGGGATCGCTTCAGCGAAGAGCGCAAGCGCAAATGGCTCAAGATTGCCTCCCGTTACGCGAAGATGTCGCCGGAGGCACAAAAGAGGCTTCAGGAGCGCATGACCGAGTGGGTCCGCATGACGCCTGAGCAGCGGCGCGTCGCGCGCGAAAACTACCAGGTATCGAAGGAGTTGCCGCCCCAGGCGCGACAGAACGCCTGGAAGGCGTATCAGGCCCTCTCGGAGGAACAGAAGGAACGGCTCGCCGCGACCGAACGCAAGCGGCGGCCGACCGTCGTGAGCGCCCCGCCGAGCGGCAAGAGCGAAATCCGCGGCATCAACCGGTTGCTGAATGCCCGCGAGCATGCCGCGGGCGCGAGTGCCGTGCAGCCCGGCGCCATACCGGCCGCCGCGACCTCGCAGGCGGCGAGCGCATTGCCCGCCGCGCCGGCCATGCCGCTGCCGTCGAGCAGCAGCCTGCCGCCGACGCCGGTGCCCGTCTCGCCCTCCGAAGCGCCGTCGGTGTTCAACGGTTCCTGA
- a CDS encoding DUF3619 family protein, with amino-acid sequence MSSALETKELEFARQLRRALDENAASIPPVTVDRLAAARRAALARKKAEPAEVRVVAPVLVAAGMPGAMAAPVAPRQRSRLRRFAFAWPLVALVVGLVAIAYWEDYQRTAELADIDAAMLSDDLPLNAYLDHGFNAYLSRAR; translated from the coding sequence ATGAGCTCCGCTCTCGAAACTAAAGAACTCGAGTTTGCGCGGCAGCTGCGCCGTGCGCTCGACGAAAACGCCGCCAGCATCCCGCCCGTTACTGTCGATCGCCTCGCCGCGGCCCGCCGCGCCGCCCTCGCCCGCAAGAAAGCCGAGCCGGCCGAGGTGCGCGTCGTTGCGCCCGTGCTCGTCGCGGCCGGCATGCCCGGCGCCATGGCGGCTCCGGTGGCGCCGCGCCAGCGTTCGCGGCTGCGCCGCTTCGCCTTTGCGTGGCCGCTCGTCGCGCTCGTCGTCGGTCTCGTTGCCATTGCGTACTGGGAGGACTACCAGCGCACGGCCGAACTCGCGGACATCGACGCCGCCATGCTGAGCGACGACCTGCCGCTCAACGCATATCTCGACCACGGTTTCAACGCCTATCTTTCGCGCGCACGCTAA
- a CDS encoding RNA polymerase sigma factor codes for MASDKELADFLAGVERRAFKQTVYAVRDDDAALDIVQDAMIKLAEKYGDRPPAELPLLFQRILQNATHDFFRRQKVRNTWVTLFSSLGNAEDEEFDPLETFEAEGSPAGAESGEQQLEREQVLKLIDEEIQKLPARQREAFLMRYWEDMDVAETAAAMGCSEGSVKTHCSRATHTLAQALKAKGITL; via the coding sequence ATGGCATCAGACAAGGAACTCGCCGATTTTCTGGCGGGCGTCGAAAGGCGCGCGTTCAAGCAGACGGTCTACGCCGTGCGGGACGACGACGCGGCACTCGACATCGTGCAGGACGCGATGATCAAGCTCGCCGAAAAATACGGCGACCGTCCCCCGGCCGAACTGCCGCTTTTGTTTCAGCGTATTCTCCAGAATGCGACACACGACTTTTTCCGTCGGCAAAAAGTTCGCAATACGTGGGTGACACTCTTTTCCTCGCTCGGCAACGCCGAGGACGAGGAATTCGATCCGCTGGAAACATTCGAGGCCGAAGGCAGCCCGGCCGGCGCGGAGAGCGGCGAACAGCAGCTCGAACGCGAGCAGGTGCTGAAGCTGATCGACGAGGAAATCCAGAAACTGCCGGCACGTCAACGGGAGGCGTTTCTGATGCGTTACTGGGAAGATATGGATGTCGCCGAGACTGCCGCCGCCATGGGCTGCTCCGAGGGTAGCGTAAAGACGCACTGCTCGCGGGCCACCCACACGCTGGCGCAGGCGCTCAAGGCCAAAGGAATCACGCTATGA
- a CDS encoding acetolactate synthase 3 catalytic subunit, with protein MNMPSAEFSTSDTSTPPETGSIGATVLMKALADEDVEFVWGYPGGSVLYIYDELYKQDKVQHVLVRHEQAAVHAADAYARSTGKVGVCLVTSGPGVTNAVTGIATAYMDSIPLVIISGQVPTSAIGQDAFQECDTVGITRPCVKHNFLVKDVRDLAATVKKAFYIARTGRPGPVLIDIPKDVSKTPCAYEPVKTVSLRSYNPVTKGHSGQIRKAVALLLSAKRPYIYTGGGIILADASRELNQFADLLGYPVTNTLMGLGGYRANDRKFLGMLGMHGTYEANMAMQHCDVLIAIGARFDDRVIGDPAHFASRPRKIIHIDIDPSSISKRVKVDIPIVGDVKEVLKELIEQLQHAEHGPDTEALAAWWKDIESWREKNCLKYDRASEIIKPQYVVEKLWELTDGNAFVCSDVGQHQMWAAQFYRFNKPRRWINSGGLGTMGFGLPAAMGVKMAHPDEEVVCITGEGSIQMCIQELSTCKQYDTPVKIISLNNRYLGMVRQWQQIEYSKRYSHSYMDALPDFVKLAEAYGHVGMRIEKSSEVEPALKEALRLKDRTVFLDFQTDPTENVWPMVQAGKGITEMLLGAEDL; from the coding sequence ATGAATATGCCCAGCGCGGAATTCTCCACGTCGGATACCTCTACTCCCCCTGAAACCGGCTCTATCGGCGCCACCGTGCTCATGAAGGCACTGGCCGACGAAGACGTCGAATTCGTGTGGGGCTATCCCGGCGGCTCGGTACTCTACATCTACGACGAACTCTACAAGCAGGACAAGGTCCAGCACGTCCTCGTGCGCCACGAGCAGGCCGCGGTCCACGCCGCGGACGCCTATGCGCGCTCCACAGGCAAGGTCGGCGTGTGCCTCGTGACCTCGGGTCCGGGTGTCACCAATGCCGTGACCGGCATTGCCACGGCCTACATGGACTCGATCCCGCTCGTCATCATCAGCGGCCAGGTGCCGACTTCCGCCATCGGTCAGGATGCCTTCCAGGAGTGCGATACGGTCGGCATCACGCGTCCCTGCGTGAAGCACAACTTCCTCGTGAAGGACGTGCGCGACCTGGCCGCAACCGTGAAGAAGGCGTTCTACATTGCGCGCACGGGTCGGCCGGGTCCGGTGCTGATCGACATCCCCAAAGACGTGTCGAAGACGCCCTGCGCCTACGAGCCCGTCAAGACCGTTTCGCTGCGCTCGTACAACCCGGTTACCAAGGGCCACTCGGGGCAGATCCGCAAAGCCGTGGCGCTGCTGCTTTCGGCAAAGCGCCCGTATATCTACACGGGCGGCGGCATCATCCTCGCCGACGCATCGCGCGAACTCAACCAGTTCGCGGATCTGCTCGGTTATCCCGTCACGAACACGCTGATGGGACTCGGCGGCTATCGCGCCAACGACCGCAAGTTCCTCGGCATGCTCGGCATGCACGGCACTTACGAAGCGAACATGGCCATGCAGCACTGCGACGTGCTGATCGCCATCGGCGCGCGGTTCGACGATCGTGTGATCGGCGACCCGGCCCACTTCGCGTCGCGTCCGCGCAAGATCATTCACATCGACATCGACCCTTCGTCCATTTCGAAGCGCGTGAAGGTGGACATTCCGATCGTCGGCGACGTGAAGGAAGTGCTGAAGGAGTTGATCGAGCAGCTCCAGCACGCCGAGCACGGTCCGGACACCGAGGCGCTCGCCGCCTGGTGGAAGGACATCGAAAGCTGGCGCGAAAAGAACTGCCTCAAGTACGACCGCGCAAGCGAGATCATCAAGCCGCAGTACGTGGTCGAAAAACTCTGGGAGCTCACCGACGGCAACGCCTTTGTCTGTTCCGACGTGGGCCAGCACCAGATGTGGGCCGCGCAGTTCTACCGCTTCAACAAGCCGCGCCGCTGGATCAATTCGGGCGGCCTCGGCACGATGGGCTTCGGCCTGCCCGCGGCGATGGGCGTGAAGATGGCGCATCCGGACGAGGAAGTGGTCTGCATTACGGGCGAAGGCTCCATCCAGATGTGCATCCAGGAGCTGTCCACCTGCAAGCAGTACGACACGCCGGTCAAGATCATTTCGCTCAACAACCGCTATCTGGGCATGGTGCGCCAGTGGCAGCAGATCGAGTACAGCAAGCGCTATTCGCATTCCTACATGGACGCGCTGCCGGACTTCGTGAAGCTCGCCGAGGCGTATGGCCATGTCGGCATGCGCATTGAAAAAAGTTCGGAAGTGGAGCCGGCGCTGAAGGAAGCGCTGCGTCTCAAGGACCGCACGGTATTTCTCGATTTCCAGACCGATCCGACCGAAAACGTCTGGCCGATGGTTCAGGCGGGCAAGGGCATCACCGAGATGCTGCTTGGCGCGGAGGATCTGTAG